From Saccharibacillus brassicae:
GCGGCGCCCGTTCGTACACGCGCAGCGTGCACTACGCCTCGCGCTACGGCGTGAGCCGGCAGGCGACGTCGAGCATCATCGCCGATTACGTCGCCGCGGAGCGGCATGACCACGCCGATTACGGCTTCGAGCTGGACGCGGACGAACGCCGCCGGCGCTTCGCGCTCAAAGGGCTGCTGCACCGCGAAGGGCTGGACCTCGCCGCCTACGGGGAGCGGTTCGGCACATCCGCGTTCGAAGACCTGCCGCATCTGAATCTGCTGACGCAGTCCGGGCTCGCCAAGATCGAAGCCGGCGTCCTGCGTATGGGCCGGGAAGGTCTCGGCTATTCCGACGCGATCGGCGACTGGCTGATCTCGGAGCCGGTTCGCCGGCGAATGGCCGGGTTCGTGCTGCCATGAGAGCGACTTTGTATTTTCGCGGCTCGCTGTCGTCCTGCAACTATTCCTGTCCGTACTGCCCGTTCAGCAAAAACACGGACAGCGCCGAGACGCTTGCCCGGGACCGCCTTCAAGTCCGGCGCTTCACGGCATGGATCGCCGACCAGGAACGGCTCGGCCACCGTCTGTCCGTCTTCTTCAATCCTTACGGCGAAGGGTTGATCCACCGCTGGTACCGCGAAGCGATGGTGCAGTTGTCCCGCATGCCGCACGTCGAGAAGGTCGCCATTCAGACGAACCTGTCCGCCTCTCTCGACTGGACGGAAGAGCTGAACCGCGACACGGCCGCATTCTGGACTACGTATCATCCCGGCGAGACGAGCGAAGAACGGTTTCTCGCCCGCTGCTTCGACCTGCATCGCCGGGGCGTCAAGTTCAGCGTCGGCAGCGTCGGCGTGCGCAGCGCTTTCGACCGCATCGAGTCGCTTCGCCGCGCGCTGCCCGAAGACGTCTACCTGTGGGTCAACGCGTTCAAAGACCGCAAAGACTACTACGCCGACCGCGACATCGAGCGGATGCGAGACGTCGATCCGCTGTTCGAACTCAATCTGCCGGATTACGACAGTCTCGGCCGAGCGTGCCGAACCGGCGAATCGGTCTTCTTCGTGCAGGGCGCCGGCCTCGTCAAGCGCTGCTACAGCGACCGCCGCGTGATCGGGCATCTGTACCGCGACGGCCTGGACAGATTGTCGCGAACCCGGCCCTGCGGCATGAAGACGTGCGGCTGTTATATCGGCTATGTCCATATGCCGGAGCTTGAACTGGAAAGTGCGTACGGAGACGGCCTGCTGGAACGGCGCAGCCTGCCGGAACGCCGGGCGTTTGCCGGATACGGAGGTGTACGATGACGGAGCAGAAACTTCAGCGTCATGCTGCGGCGCCTGCCGCTGCCGGCGAAAGCTTGTCTATGACCTCTTCCGGAGCGGCACGCACGATCTGGCTCACCGGCCTGCCCAGCTCGGGCAAAACGACGACAGCTTTGGCGCTGGCCGAAGCGCTGCGCAGCCGGAACGTTCCGGCCGAAGTGCTCGACGGCGACGAGCTGCGCAGACAGATCGGCGGCGGTCTCGGCTTCAGCCGCGAAGACCGGATGGAGAATGTACGGCGGGCCGTGTACGTGGCCGGCCTGCTGGGCAAGCACGGCGTGACCGCGATCGTGTCGCTGATCAGCCCGTACGCGGAGATGCGGCAGTATGCGCGGAGCACGCTGCCGCTTTTTACGGAAGTGTATGTGGACTGCCCGCTGGCCGAGTGCGAACGGCGGGACGTGAAAGGGCTGTACGCGCTGGCCCGTCGCGGCGAGATCGCAGCGTTCACCGGCGTGTCCGATCCGTACGAGCCGCCGGCAAATCCCGAACTGACGCTGCGGACGGATCTCTATACGCTGGAACAGAACGTGCAGCGGCTGCTTGCGTTATTCGATTGAACCGGACAGGCTGCTGTCCGGTTTTTCGTGTTATTTTACAAAAGAGAATCTGTGCCCTTATCTACTCATTCATGGCCGCCTCAGGCGTGCCCCAGGAGGAACTTGCCATGCCCGAACCGCTCAAATTGATCTATACCGAATCTTTTTTGCGCCAATTCGCCGCCCGACTGCAAACGGCGTATCCCCCTTTCGACGAACGTCGGTTCGTCGACGCCGTGCTGGCCCGCGGCTGGGACGAACTGGAATTGAAAGCCCGGATGCGGCGCATCTCGGAACAACTGGGCCTTGCGCTGCCTCAGCCTTTTGCCGCGGCGCTGGACGTTTTGTACCGCGTCGACGAAGCATGCACAGGCTTTCCGTATTTGTTTTTGCCCGATTTCGTTGAAGTGTACGGCAGCGCGGACGCCGATTACGAACTTGCGCTGAACGCGCTGGAACGGTTCACGTCCGGTTCTTCGTCCGAGTTTGCGATCCGTCCGTTTCTGCTGCGGGAGCCGGAACGGACGATGCGGCGCATGCATGTGTGGGCAAGCAGCGACAATGAGCATGTGCGCCGCCTGGCGAGCGAAGGCTGCCGCCCCCGTCTGCCGTGGGGACAAGCGCTGCCGATATTCAAGCGCGATCCGGCGCCCGTGCTGGAACTGCTGGAGAGGCTCCGGGCCGATCCGTCTCTCTACGTCCGCAAAAGCGTCGCCAACAATCTCAACGATATTGCCAAAGACCATCCCGAAGCGGTCAAAGAAACCGCGCTGCGCTGGTACGGCCGTGATCCGCTGACCGATTGGATCGTCCGCCGGGGCTGCCGCGGGCTGCTGCGCGCCGCCGATCCGGGCGTGCTTCAACTGTTCGGCTACGCCGCGGCGGCCTCGCCGGAGCAGGCGCCGCTTCTGTCGGCCGCTTCCCTCGCCGTCTCTCCCGGTTCGATCCGGATCGGCGAGTCGGCCGAACTGCGGGTCGAGCTTCGGGCGCGCGCAGGCGCACCGCTTCGCGTGCGGCTCGAATACGGCATCGATTACGTCAAAGCGTCCGGCCGTACGTCGCGCAAATTATTTCTGCTGAGCGACCGGACGCTGCAAAGCGGCGAACGCTTCGCGTTCGTTAAAACCCAACGCTTCGCCGATCTGACGACGCGGCGCCATTATCCGGGTCTGCATCGTATTGTGCTGCTGGTCAACGGCATCGAATACGCGGAAGATTCTCTGACACTCCTGCCGGCTTCGCACGATTCAACGAATATTTTGAACGTTTGATCTATTCAATATCCGTATTTTTCATGTTTTTCGCACAAAAATGGTTGTTAACTATCGTTCCTTCTCGTATAATGTGAACAAATATCACATATCTTTTGGGCGAGAAGGGCGTGCTGATGATGCAAATCAACCGGATTCCAATGATTTTAAGTTCCCTGCCCGGAGCTGCGGCTGCGGCTGCACTCTGGGCGTTTTCTCCGCGCGGCGCTGTGCAGACGATACTGCTTGTCGCAGCCTTGCTCTCGATCGGCTTCCTGCTGTTTCTGTCGCTTCGGGACAAGCGCAAGCTCGCAAGACCTGCCGCTTCGCTGTCGTCTGGCGACGAATCCGGCAAACTGCAAAACGTCTTGTTCGAATCGCAGGTCGTCTCGGATCGGCTGCTGGCCGTCGTGGAAGAAGTGCGCACGTCGGTCGATACGCTGACGTCCGTGACCGAACATTCCGAACGCGCCGAGCGCGAGCTCGGCACGCGCAGCACCGAAGCCGCGGCGCGGACGTCGGAAGCGGCGGCACTGCTGGAAGAAGCCGCCCGCACGTCGGAGCGGATGGCCGAGAGCGCGGCCGCGATGGCGCAAGATAGCCTCCGCGCCGGTTCGGCGGCAGGCGAATTGTCCGGCGCGCTGCTCTCCGCGGACCGGGCGATGGACGATATCCGGCAGCAGAGCGGCACGATCGGCGAACGGATCGGCGAGTTGACCGGGCATATGGCGGATATCGAACAGATCAACGTCTTTATCCGGGGCGTCGTCGAACAGACGTCCCTGCTTGCGCTGAACGCTTCAATCGAAGCGGCACGCGCCGGCGAGGAAGGCCGGGGCTTCGCCGTAGTCGCCCAGGAGATCCGCAAGCTGGCCGCGCAGAGCGGCGAAGCCGTCGGGCGGTCCGCCTCGACGCTCGGTTCGATCGTGGCCGGCGTGAACCATGCGACCGAAGCGATGGAGACGAGCCGCCGGGCGGTCGAAGCCGGCAGCGGCGAGATGCGGCAGATGCAGCTTCAGATGGAGCGGCTGAACGTCAGCCTCGGCGGCGTGCTCCAATCGGCGCGCGAGACCGACCGCTTGAGCGGCATCCAGCGCGAACGGATGGCGCGCGGCGTGGAAGCGCTGGGCGAAGCGGCCGGGCTGACCGGCCAGACGACGCAGTCTATGGAGCAGCTGTTCTCGCATGTCGGGCAGCAGCGCAGCCAGATCGTCAAGCTGGCGCGGATCGGCTCCGAGATGAATGAAGCTTCGGCCGAACTGTCCGACATCGTCGGAGCATTCCGGATCGAGCACGACGACAAGTCCGGCGGCGCCGATGTGGAACAGGTGCGCCGCGTGCTTGAGACGGCCGCGCGCCAAGCCGCTTCGCTGCCTGCGGAAGAAAGCCCGCACGCAGCGCTGCTCTCCGGCTGTATGGCGCAGACCCCGTCGATCGAAGCGGTCTGGTCGAACCGGGCGGACGGCTCGTTCATCTTCTCCAAGCCGCAGGCCGGGCTGCTCAACGCGAAGAGCCGCGAATGGTGGCAGCACGCGATGCGCGGCGAAGTCTACGTCTCGCCGGTCTATGTATCGGCGATTACGAAGCGCCCGTGCCTGACGATGTCCGCCGCCATTCTCGATGACCGGGGCGAGCGGATCGGCGTCGTGGGCATGGACCTGTCGCTCGGGCAGCCTGCGCGCCCTGTCGGCGACGATCTGCCGGCCCCGCGTTCCGCGATTTAAGGAAGTAGGGATAAGCTTCGATTGAGTTCGCATCGGGCTGTGTCAACGCTTCCGCCGCATCTGGATCAACCTTGATCCGGATGCTTCACCGACGCTGATACTATCTGTACACACACAAAAGCGCCTCCGGCTATCGGAGGCGCTTTTGTGTGCGTTGGCATGTATGAAATTCGGCCCGAAGGCGATAGCGATTTATCGCGTCGAGGCTTCCGCGCGTTCTTCCCGTTCGGCTTCGCTCTGCGGTTCAGGCTTGCCGGACGTGGACCCGTACAGGATGAAATTGACTTCTTCCAGCACGTCGGAAAACTGCGGACTCATCTGATTGTTTGGCATCATTCTTCCTCACCTTACTTCTTTCTGATATGACGTATCCAAGTATTCATTACACCGTTTTCCAAACGTTGAATCTATGTTCGGATTCGGGGGCAGCGGCTTCCGGATACGTTTCTCGAAGCTCGGGAGCGACCGCCTTTTTCTTTATCGGCTGCGAAGACGAATTCCATAATATCCCTTTATTTCTTTTTTCGTTTGGGCCGGTTCCGTTTGTCTTTTTGCTTCGCTTCGCTGCGTTTGAGCCGCCGCTGTTCGAGTTCCATTTCCCGTTTCAGATACAGCTCCATCGTGTTCTCGGGATGTTCGGAAGCGAACAGCATGAACTTTTTAAGATGCTCGTTATATTTGTCTTTGCCGAATACCCGTCCGTTTTCCTGCAGGAACGTCTCCAGCAGGCGATGCGGATCGCCGGTGTTCTTCAGCATGTCGAAGTCCGACAGCACGCCCAGAATGCGCGAAGCGATACGCTCCGCCTGCTGCTGCATCCGTTCTTCGCCCAGCCGCTCGTCCTCGGGGAATGTGTGGGACAAGATCAGGAAGATGCCTCCGACCCCGTACAGCGCCAGCATGTCCGCCAGATCGACCGAATCCGAGCTGACCCGGCTCGTCCATTCGAGCGAAGCCCGGTCCGGATGCGTGAAAATGTTCAAAAATCCGTACACGTCGGTCAACTCGAACGAAATTTGTTCGTACGCGTATTTCATGACGCCCAGATTGCTGCCCATGACTTCCTGGGCGGCGTCGGGATCGATCGTTTCGGGAGCCGCCAAATATTGAAACAATCGGGCCGAATGCTCGAACGCCACCCGGATCTGCACCGGCGCTTCGACGACCAAGCCGCCTTCGCGCAGCAGCACGGCCGCCGACAGCGAATTGGCAATACGCTTCAGCAGCGCGCCGGCATAAAAATCTTCTTCCGGTTCGGCGTAGTCGCGCGCGATCGCGATCAGCTCGTGCATGTAGCCGAGCGTCTCGTCGCGGACAGAGCCGGCATGCTCGGGCGCCTGCCTCAGCGAGGCCGGCCGCCAGTCTTCGGGTCCGCCGACCGTCGTTTCGGCCATATCGGCTTCCCGGCCGGAACGCTTTTCATCCTGCGTCATCGGACCTGTCTCCTTCCGTACCTTCCGCTCCGCTTCGATCGTCGGGCAGAAGGTTCCCTGTTCGTTTTCATCGTGTGTTCTTTTGGCTGCTTAACGTTCTTATAGGTCGGACATCCCTTTCATTTTACCGGGTTCGAGGTCGCCGTTTCAACCTGCTGCCGTTTTGTTGGCCCCGCCCTGCCCGCTTTTTTTATAACTGGGTAAAAAAGGAATGTCGGCGCGTGCCGTCGAATACGTACAGCGGAACATCCCCGGCCCTGTTCGGACAGACGCCGACAGCGCCGACAAAACGGCCGACCGCGGGAACGTTACTTGAAAAAGACAAGGGGTCTTTACGTAAAATGAACGGGAACTTCATGATCAAAACCGCGCTGGCCGCGGGCATTATGCTGGGAGCCGCCTTCCCGGCGCCGCAGCTGTGGGGCACGAGCGCTTACGCGCAGTCGACAGAGCCGACGATGTCGAGCGGACTGGACGCGCGCAATTACGTGCTGGACGACGGCTCGCTTCGGGCCGAAGGACGCACGATCGGCAAAGTGCAGGAGCCTTCGCCTTTCGTCGGCTTGACGCGGGATTCGCAGACGGACGAACGGTACGCCTGGACCGCGGACGGCAAAGTGTACCAGTGGCGCAATTTCGGCGTGACCGAAGGCCCGGAGCGGCTGAGCGGACTGCCGCCGATCGCCCAGGTGTCGGAAGACGTGATGCTGGCCAAATCCGGCGAAGTGGTCGGGTACGCCGGCGCAGGTCTGCCCAAAGCCGTCAAGATTTCCGCCCATTCGGCCGGCTTCGCGCTGCTGACCGGCAGCGGGGAAATCTGGCGTTACCGCCCGGACTACGCGGCGAACAAACTTAAAAAGCTCGCCGATTTGCCGGGCACGACCGATATCCAGTCGTCCAGCGGCTATGTGATGGCCCTCGGTTCGGACGGCACGGTGACGAAGATCGACGCCGAGACCGGCGACGAACCCGAGACGCTGACGACCGGCGCCGTCTCGATCGCCTGGGTCAAACACGAGACGAGCAGCGACCTGTACGTCGCGAAGTCGGACGGCAGCCTGTGGCAGTACGAATACGGCAGTGCCGGCTTCGAAGAAGCGATTCCTTCCGTCAAAGGCGCCGTATCCGTGAGCAAAGCCGAAGGCGGCTTGTTCGTTCGCCTGAGCGGCGGAAAGTCCGGGCTGTACGCCGAAGGCAAATGGACGCCGCTGGCTCCGGCGCGGCTGCAATCGGCCGTCTTGACCCTCTCCCGCCCTTCGGCCGCCAAAGGCGATCCGGTCCGGGTCACCGTCGAAGAGAAATTTTCCGACGGGACGAAGCTCAAGCGCCTGCCCGCCGCCGGCGAATTGAACGTATCCGATCCGAAGATCGCCGCGCTGCAAAAAGACGGCA
This genomic window contains:
- a CDS encoding STM4011 family radical SAM protein, with translation MRATLYFRGSLSSCNYSCPYCPFSKNTDSAETLARDRLQVRRFTAWIADQERLGHRLSVFFNPYGEGLIHRWYREAMVQLSRMPHVEKVAIQTNLSASLDWTEELNRDTAAFWTTYHPGETSEERFLARCFDLHRRGVKFSVGSVGVRSAFDRIESLRRALPEDVYLWVNAFKDRKDYYADRDIERMRDVDPLFELNLPDYDSLGRACRTGESVFFVQGAGLVKRCYSDRRVIGHLYRDGLDRLSRTRPCGMKTCGCYIGYVHMPELELESAYGDGLLERRSLPERRAFAGYGGVR
- the cysC gene encoding adenylyl-sulfate kinase, with the translated sequence MTEQKLQRHAAAPAAAGESLSMTSSGAARTIWLTGLPSSGKTTTALALAEALRSRNVPAEVLDGDELRRQIGGGLGFSREDRMENVRRAVYVAGLLGKHGVTAIVSLISPYAEMRQYARSTLPLFTEVYVDCPLAECERRDVKGLYALARRGEIAAFTGVSDPYEPPANPELTLRTDLYTLEQNVQRLLALFD
- a CDS encoding methyl-accepting chemotaxis protein; this translates as MMQINRIPMILSSLPGAAAAAALWAFSPRGAVQTILLVAALLSIGFLLFLSLRDKRKLARPAASLSSGDESGKLQNVLFESQVVSDRLLAVVEEVRTSVDTLTSVTEHSERAERELGTRSTEAAARTSEAAALLEEAARTSERMAESAAAMAQDSLRAGSAAGELSGALLSADRAMDDIRQQSGTIGERIGELTGHMADIEQINVFIRGVVEQTSLLALNASIEAARAGEEGRGFAVVAQEIRKLAAQSGEAVGRSASTLGSIVAGVNHATEAMETSRRAVEAGSGEMRQMQLQMERLNVSLGGVLQSARETDRLSGIQRERMARGVEALGEAAGLTGQTTQSMEQLFSHVGQQRSQIVKLARIGSEMNEASAELSDIVGAFRIEHDDKSGGADVEQVRRVLETAARQAASLPAEESPHAALLSGCMAQTPSIEAVWSNRADGSFIFSKPQAGLLNAKSREWWQHAMRGEVYVSPVYVSAITKRPCLTMSAAILDDRGERIGVVGMDLSLGQPARPVGDDLPAPRSAI
- a CDS encoding DNA alkylation repair protein translates to MPEPLKLIYTESFLRQFAARLQTAYPPFDERRFVDAVLARGWDELELKARMRRISEQLGLALPQPFAAALDVLYRVDEACTGFPYLFLPDFVEVYGSADADYELALNALERFTSGSSSEFAIRPFLLREPERTMRRMHVWASSDNEHVRRLASEGCRPRLPWGQALPIFKRDPAPVLELLERLRADPSLYVRKSVANNLNDIAKDHPEAVKETALRWYGRDPLTDWIVRRGCRGLLRAADPGVLQLFGYAAAASPEQAPLLSAASLAVSPGSIRIGESAELRVELRARAGAPLRVRLEYGIDYVKASGRTSRKLFLLSDRTLQSGERFAFVKTQRFADLTTRRHYPGLHRIVLLVNGIEYAEDSLTLLPASHDSTNILNV
- a CDS encoding copper amine oxidase N-terminal domain-containing protein, coding for MNGNFMIKTALAAGIMLGAAFPAPQLWGTSAYAQSTEPTMSSGLDARNYVLDDGSLRAEGRTIGKVQEPSPFVGLTRDSQTDERYAWTADGKVYQWRNFGVTEGPERLSGLPPIAQVSEDVMLAKSGEVVGYAGAGLPKAVKISAHSAGFALLTGSGEIWRYRPDYAANKLKKLADLPGTTDIQSSSGYVMALGSDGTVTKIDAETGDEPETLTTGAVSIAWVKHETSSDLYVAKSDGSLWQYEYGSAGFEEAIPSVKGAVSVSKAEGGLFVRLSGGKSGLYAEGKWTPLAPARLQSAVLTLSRPSAAKGDPVRVTVEEKFSDGTKLKRLPAAGELNVSDPKIAALQKDGSLKANGLGAASVTFTSNGISAKTTLIVKSDTPLTGAGLIGGSSYLPVRSVFTALGATVSNAGGSWNIQYGDTKIQLNTGSSTASVNGKAVALKGKVQTLDGQAVFPASFLPTIVPGAAVQWDAKLQQAILAFGPASLQVESKQTALLRKKQQLGSLAQQLGKSYWINTYSGAGVRFSKLTVADIKTKEGSSGRLYTIVFKNAAGSQFASSSMYASGVLELLGDPNEFFPFDPKARYGGSSKVWNQIRGHYVSSGMNKQHVLLSWGEPTEVATQSSPKGPIEVWVYMRGGLTWQAVAFVKGTVLGVL